The sequence AGCTGTTTTTAGCGTATCTATGACTAAGGGTGTTTGTTGATGGTCATAAAGCTTATAAGCTATGATTTCATTATTAAGAAGATCCATAAGTGATGATAAATAAAATGATATTGAATATAGGTAATGTCTGTTGCTGATTTGGTTTTATAGTTGTAAAATCCAATTTATTATGTTAGCCTACTTTAAAACGTTTTTTTTAACTAGAAGGTAGGAAAATAGCTAGAATTAACATAATTCGGGATTTAAACCTTTGGGATAAAAATTCCATATTTTTTCTTAGTAATTTCAATATATTGCATATAAAGGTCATTAAAACCTTCTAACTTTAGGAGAAAAATAGCTGTTTTTAAAGATTCCATATACCCCTTATATCCAAGACTAAACTGGGCTATCCCTTTTCTATAGAATAATGAGTATAGGGAATGATGTGTCTGTTTGTTGATACAGAAATTTATTCCTGCATTAGAAGTTTCGATGACTTTCTGATGCTCATCTAGCATGTGAAAGTTATACGCTATATTCGAGTAAACTTTTATGATTAGAAAGTCTTTATATTTCGTATTAGTAACATCGTTCATTAAGGAATCTAAAATAAATGTTAGTATTTCAATACTAATTTCGTAATTGCTATGGTTTTCGGCTATCAATAAGCTTATGAGAAATAGAATTCTAATCTCTATGTAACTGTACTTATAATCCTTATATTTTTTTATGTTAAAGTTTGGAATAGTTAGGCGTAAACTTCTTATTAAGTCAAGCTCAGCAGCATCCCATTCAATAGAAAAACTAGAGTGAAATTTTCTAATAGAGCTAATGAATACTTTAAACTGCGTCAATTCATGAATATTAACTAACGATACTCCGGTTTTTGATGAAAAATTATCATGTATACTTTTCTCTAACTCAATAAGCTTATCTTTATGGTAATTTGCTGTAATGTAGTCAAGTTCATCGTGATAATCCACTAAATGCTTATTGGACCTACAGCTTTTGAGTAACTCTAATAGATCAAACTTATAAGCAAGTGAAAGTAATTCCAAAGTTTCGTATCTAGGCTTGACTTCGCCATTTTCAATTTTCCTTATGGTATCTACATTCACGCCCACTTTTTTTTGAACATACGATTGACTATACCCCATATCTTTTCTTAATCTATTGAGTTCCCTACCAAAATATGCAAGGTCATAACTAATGAACATGCTCCTCCCCCCTAACTTTATATCAAATTAATTATTTTTATTTTTTTATATTTTTATAATAGTCTTAAAATTATTTTAAAACTATTATAAGTCAAAGTCAACAAATAATTAGCTTTTAAATGTTAAATAGTAAATTTTGTATGTCTTTAATTATTATAGTGATAGCTGAACAAGGTACTGCTTAATAAAGGAAATACTGGTGATGTGTTTACTATTCTTAAATAATGGAGCTCTCGGACTTCGTGTTCCTCACCCCATCTTTCGTTTAGCTAATCAGCTCTTAAGTTATCCCATCGAAATTAATTGTACTGCTAATATACTCACTTGGGGTCAATGAATTGTCTGAGTTTGTCTACAAGCTGAAACCCCGATTAACATCGGGGTTTAAATTAATTTAATTATGATATTATTTTTTTAATATATCTTCCGAATATTTTATGAAAAAAGGTTGTTATTAAGGGGGATACTCAGTCAATAGACATGACCCAAGAGGTCAAAAATATTATGATGAGGGGGAAAACAATGGATTTAGGTAGAATGTCTATCAAAGGAAAAGAAAATATAATACTTAGAGAGATCGAGGGTGAATACATTTTGGTTCCTATCTCACGCAATTTTAGTAACACAACATCTATATATAAACTAAATAAAACCTCTGTCTATATTTGGGACTTAATAAAGGATAATGAGGTTAAACTAACTAAACTGGCTCATAATTTTAGTGAAAAGTTTAAGGTAGATGAAGAAACTGCACTGAATGACGTGAATGATTTACTTTACAAACTTAATGAATATAGTCTTATTGAGCTAAACAATGAAGCAGATTAATTATTGGATTGCTCCGCATAGTGTTTATCAATTTGAGTTCCCTAATGATTTTATGTATAAGGGTTCAAATATAACAGATGTTAAGGCGTCAGGCAGAATAACGATAGCTAAAGAACTAGGATGCTTGGACAAGCCTCCAAAAGGATTAAGTTTGAGTACTTGGAATTTATGTGGCAGTATAAGTAATTATAGTATAAGAACTGAATTTAAAAGCAATTATGACTTATCTCCTGGGAGTTTATTAACAGTAGGAAGAGACACAGATGTAACTATATATACTCCCTATATTGACTATTATATACTCGGCAATGATTTAAGTTATATTTCTTTGATGAACAAGGTAATGACAATCAGATGTTCTTCATTTATATTAAAAGAGACTTTATTTCTATTCTTAGGTGAGAGTGGAAGTGGAAAAAGTACTATTGTAGCAGAGGCTAAGGAAAATTTCATTAATCCTATCATTCTTTCAGATGACCACTTAGGTTTAAATGTTGAAAATAATTCTATAAGTGCTTTTACACCACTTTGGGATAAAGTGAATCTAGATATGAAAGAAGCAAAATGTAAAGAAATAAAAAAAATGATTGTATTCTTGCTTGAGGATGAATCTAGTAGAAAGAAAATTCAACGAGTATCAAGTGTTATTGAAAAAATTACATTTGTGCTTAAATCTACTGTTTTATTCGGGGTAGATAAGGGTATTTCAAAAAAATTATTAGATTATTCGAAAGGAATACTACATTATGACTTTTATATTGCTCCACAAAAAAACTGTATCAAAATTTTTGACTTTATACGAAGTATAGAATAATTAAGGATTTTATAATGGATAAGTATACATGCACTAAAACCCAATTCGAGATATTAAAAATATTACTTCATCACCATGAGTTTATTTCCCTTAATTTTAAGGGGAGTAGCATGCATCCAACTATTTTAAACTACTCTACAGTTAATATTGTAGCACCCAGAGGTTATGAAATAGGCAAAATTTACGCATATCATGATGATTTAGAGAGTTTCCCGAGGTTAGTTTGCCATAGATTAATCAAGATACAAGGGGGGCTATACTATTTTAAAGGTGATAATAGAAATAAAGTAGATGTACCAATCAAGAAAGACTTTATACTAGGGGAGGTGAAGCTTTGAGTCTAGTTAGTAATGTATTAGGTTTTGAACTTACTGATTCTTGTAATTTTTACTGTATTCATTGCTACTTAGGAAAGAAAAAAAATAACTATCTAAATACAAATATTATTAGTTTTGTTGAAAAACTATTAGGTAATCAATTTGTAATCGTTGATTTCACAGGTGGTGAGCCACTGTTACACCCGGAGTTTATTGATATATATACTTTCCTTGTAAAAAGAGGGTATCTTATAAGAATATACACTAATGGATCCATTTTAAATAAAGAGATAATGGATTTATTTCGTCAGTATATGCCATATCACATTTATATATCAGTATATGGTATGACATCAGCAACTTATCAAGAGATTACTGGAACCAATTTATTTGATAAGGTATTCGAAAATATAGGAGTTTTAAATGATATATGTAATGACTTAACCTTAAACTTTACTGTGCTAAGGCAGAATTATAATGATGTAGAGTATTTTAAAGCATATTGCGCTACTAATAAGTTTAGATATTCCATATCTAATCAAGTAATACCTAATTTAGATAATAGCCTTAATGTTGAAAACTATAGACTGCATCCTAAAGAAATAGTAGACCTTAATACAAACATTGTTACTACTGCTGACTCACCTCACTATTGTGACGCAGGAAAAAGTATATTTATAGATTCTACAGCGATGTTACGCGGTTGCCCAATTTTAAAAACTAAATATGATTTACATCTTTCAAAACCTTGTACGGATATGCAACAAATTAAACTAGCAAGAAGACAAATAATAGAATTTTGTAAAGAGGAAAAAATGTGTGCAGGGTGGTTAAATATAGAAGAAAATGCAATAAATTATGTCAACAAAATAGCATATTATAGGAAAAACAAGGGATTATGAAAGAGATCATAAAGATTATTAAACTATCAGAAGTTCAACTTAGTAAAATAGTTATATGTTTTGTTATGGGTATACTCTCATCTTTATTGGCTACTGTACCAGTACTTTTCTTAGGGTACGCTATTTCTGCTCTTACTTCTGATGTTATTCAACCATTAAATGTTTTCCCAAATCTTAATCAAGCTACATTTTATCTAATGATATACGTATTAACCTTGCTCACTTCAATTATTTTCAGAAATGTATTTTGCTATTATTCTACAATAATTTCTGATGGAGTTATTATATCACTACGGAAACAAATTTATAGTAAAATTTTATCATTGGAGTATTCAGTATTTAATAAAAAGAGTAAGGGTGAATTAATACATATTACTATGAACGAAACACAAAAACTTGATTTTATTTTTAGCCAAGCCTTGTTTACGGTGTTCTCAGATATATTTGACTTGATGTGGATTTCAATAATTTTATTTTTTACTGACTGGAAATTAGTACTTATACTGGCTTCGATAGTTCCATTTATTTATTATGCCAGCATAGTAACGGCTAAAATCCAGAAGAAGATCTTTTCTGATATATCTAAAATTGATAGTAAAATAACTTCAAAAATTGAATCCACCTATAATGGACTTGAAAGCATAAAGGCTTATTGTTCAGAAGATTTAGAGATGGATAAGTTTTCAAAATTGACAAGCGAATCATTGGTAAAAAAGAAGAAAAGTGCTGCAATACTTTCGTTTTACTTTCCCACTGAAGGGGTATTACGTTTAATAGGAACAAGCTTTTTACTATTTTATTGTTTTTACCAGATTCAAAATGGATTGATAGAGATTGGATTTATTACTGTCATGCTAAACTACTCAAATAAGTTTTATAATCCTATTCAAAATACATCCAAGTATTATCAATCAATTCAAGCAGGATTAGTTTCTTCAAAAAGAATTCTAGAAGTATTATCTCTAACCGAGGAAAGAAAAGAAAAAAAGCTGGATTTCTATCATACTAATACTCCAACAAATGAGATTATTTTTACAAATATTAATTTAAGTATAGATGATAAGGAAGTATTTTCTGATTTGTCGTTTAAGTGTTCAAAAGGTGATATTATTTTGGTTAAAGGAAAGAGTGGGGCGGGAAAATCAACTTTTTTGAAGATGATGTTAAAATTCTATCCTGTGGAGGATAATAAAATAAAAATTTTTGGATTAGACATAAATTCATTTGATACAAAAAAACTAAGATCAATTATTACCTACTCTAGTCAAAATATTTTTTTAACTAATGAAAGTATATATAGTAACATTGAGTATCCTAGCATTAGCAGAAGTAACCAATTGTTTAGAAGTAAAGAAACCATCGGAAAATTTATAGATCAACTAAGTATTAAAAAACCTTTAGACTTTACTGTTTTTGAAGGTGGAAGTAACATCTCCGGTGGAGAAAAAAAAAGAATTGACTTTGCAAGAGCCTATATAAAAGAGGCAGAGATATTTTTATTTGATGAACCAACTGCAGGCTTAGATATTGATAATGAGAGTATTATACTTAAAAAAATCAAAGAATTAAAAGGGAAAAGCACCGTGTTTATAGTAACGCACAGTGAGAGTGCTTTAGCATATGAAATTGCTGATAGAGTAATTGAATTATAAAGTGTTTAGAATAAGGGGGTATAAAATGTCTTTTACGAAATCAAATAATAGAATTCCGGAAATAGGCCATTTTGAGATCACAAGAGATTGTAATAATAAATGTGGTTTTTGTTATAACTTCAAGGATGAGAAAGAAGAGCTATCCACTGAACAGATTTTTAGTTTAATTGATCAAGTTGTTGACAAAGGCTGTATTTATATAAATATTTCCGGAGGAGAACCGTTGTTAAGACGGGATTTTAGCTCTATATACGAATATATTATTAAAGCAGGAGTTCGTGTTAGTATAGAAACAAATGCTTCGCTACTTACTAAGGATATGTTGGATTTGTTTGAAGAATTTCCGCCTTCAAAAATTCTAGCATCATTATACGGTTATTATCAAAAAACCTATAGAATAGTAACTAGGTCTTCAGTTGATGTTGAAGTAGTGAAAAATAATATTATTGATCTTCGCAATATTTGTGAGGATGTGCTAGTCAGAACTCCTGTTACAAGAGATAACTTTCAGGAATTATACTTAATTGAGCGATTTGGGAAAGAAGTTAATTGTAAGTTTTCATACGACCCCAAAATATGGTGGCGTCAAGATGGGAAAAGAAATGCCAAGTATAGGTGTACTTCAAGAGAAGTCTATAAGATGTTAACAGTGTCTCCTATTTATAAAGAATTATACAGGAAAGTAGTTGAACTAGAACAAAGACCATACACAATTAGTGGATGCAACTGGGGGAAAAAGGAGTTTTATATAAATCCTTATGGAGAAATGCATTATTGTATTGTTTTCTGGGCAAATAAATATGACCTAACTAAAGGCAATTTTAAGGAAGCATGGGATGTATGGTATGAAAGATTTAATCATAAGAAATGCGTAGGAAAATTAATTTACCCAACTCAAAACAATTGTCCTGCTGGTTATATATATTACCATACATCGATTGATCCTATTGACACTTTGAATGATTTTAATCACTAACTTAATTGGGACTAAAGAAGAAAGGGGGTGAGTAGGATGAAAGAAGATTATAAAAAACCAATTTGCGAAGAAATAGTATTTGATACTCAATCAACTACAGTATTGGGGAATTGTACACATTGGAAAGATTCACCAAGTCCAAACTAGGGGTAGCCATTTAATGCTAAAAACGCTCTTTTCTTAGAAAAGAACGTTTTTAGCATTTTATAATGTTATAATCTTGTTTTACAGGTGGATACTTCACTGAAAGGGTTTGGTGGCTTGTAAATAGATACATGATAAAAAACAAGAAACATTAAATCCAACCAATAATAATCATAACTTAACTCACCATAGCATAGCGTCATTGCATTCTCTTACTCCAGTTCATAGTCAAACGGATAAACATCATTTACATCTTTTTTTAGTTGATGAGCGAATCTTTTTGCGTCCATTTCCTCGATCACGTTATTTTCCTTGTAGACTTTAACATTCCATACTTCGCCATCATCTTCTACCAATAACTCTGCAGGGTACTCAGAACCATCATTAAACTTTATCTTCCCTTTTTTCCAAGGCATGAAGAAGGACCTCCTTTTTTTAAAAATTTCATTTATAGTTTTTTAGTGCAGGAAGTTATTTATTCGCTTAATATGTCTTAATTTCATTTTGTGAATGATAAAATAGTAGTGTGGTAAAAAAAGGACTTTTGCCTATGTGTAGAGAAATTTAAAAGAAAATACCTATGAGGGTGACATATATGAAAAAAAATAAGAAATTGCGCTGGATACCACCGTTTATATTACTGCTAGTGAGCATTTGGGTGGGTATGCAGGGATTGAATCTCAAAAACTATGTGATTTATTTTCTAATAATGCTGGCAAATGGGCAGATTCGAACACATTTTTTAAACGGTAAGTTCATACTGTTGTCTGTGTTTATTGATCTGGGGTTGGCATATTTTTTACATGGAAGATTTTTTGGCATGACATACTTACTTTTGTATATACCCCTTTTCGACGGCCTATGTATGTTAAATGAAGAAAAAATAGCTACAACTATTGTATCTACAGGTGTATTATATTGGGTAATAAAGGACAGAGAACCTGAGATTGTTCTTATGAATGTGTTGTTACTTACTGTTTTTATTTTACTTATACAGACTATGAAAAAAATGGGGAGTACAATAAAAGACTTAGAAAAACATTATGATGAGAATAGAAGCTATAGCTATCAATTGGAGGAGACCAAAGAAAGACTTGAGAAATACAATCGCAACATCGAAAGTGTAGCTCAGCTGGAGGAACGCAATAGAATTTCTAGGGAGATACACGATACAATCGGACACAAATTAACAGCTACTCTATTACAATTAGAGGCAGTAATTAGGGTACAAAAAATAGAATCGGATACAAGGAAAATGCTTGAGTCAGTTAGGGATAATCTATCAGCTAGTGTGGATATACTTCGTAAAACTGTAAAAAAGATCGGTGGCAGCACAAAAATCACAGGCATAAACTCTATCAGAAAGCTTGTACAGGACCTTGAAGAATCCACATCAGTGAAGGTCAATCTTGATATAAAGGGAATTGTACGAAAGCTGTACCCCAGTGTAGAACTTGCCATATATAAAAATATCCAAGAGGCTATGACAAATGCCATAAGACATGGAATGTGTACTAGTATTGACATAGAAATAAACTATTTTCATGACAAGGTAATATTCTCAGTTAACAATGACGGAAAGGGCTGTGAGGAAGTTAGTTTTGGAATGGGCTTAAAGGGAATGAAGGAGCGTATAGAGTTAGTTGGTGGTGAGCTTTTCATAGTAGCTAAAACCAAAGGATTTGAAGTAAAGGGTATTATCCCAGTGGAAGGAGATGTGTCATAGGTGGATATTAAAGTTATGCTAGTTGATGATGATGATTTAGTTAGAAACAGCCTTGCCATGATATTGCAGACAGATCCAGTTATCAAGGTAGTTAGTACATGCCAAAATGGAGACATAGCTTTTAAAGAGCTGCAAAAGGGATTAGTTGTAGATGTTATAATGATGGATATAAGGATGCCTATCTGTGACGGTGTGGAAGCAACACGACGGATAATGGAGCTTTACCCCAAGATGAAAATAATCATTCTTACAACCTTTGACGATGATGAATACTTACTAAATGGTTTGAAATATGGAGCTAAGGGGTATCTTTTAAAAAATACCAACCCGGATAAAATAATGGAATCCATTAAAGTTGTTAATTCCGGCAGTGTCTTAATACAGGGAGATGTCTCGCCACGGTTAGTAAAAATGCTAAAGGGTGATAGTGACAGTTTTTTAGATAGTTATGACCTATCAAGTAGTGAAAGAGATATAATCAAGCTCATATCCCAAGGGATTACTAATAAGGAGATTGCGGATAAATTGTTCTTAAGTGAAGGAACAGTGAAAAATAAAATCACTCAAATATTAAACAAATTGGACCTAAGGGACAGAACCCAAATAGCAATATTTTACCTAAAAGGAGGCCAGTAAGCCGCCCCTTAATGCCCTAAGTATTGTAGGGGGTCCCCTTGTGGGGCCCTGACAGGATGAGGTCGGCTAGGGTATGTTTGATATCCATTAAGTATTCAGGAGGGGGAAAAATGAGTACACCTCACAGGAAGAAAATTAGAATCAAAGACTATGATTATTCTTTGGCGGGAGGTTATTTTGTAACAATATGCACAAATAATAAAACCAAGATTTTTAGTAATGTTTCCAATGGAGAAGTAAATCTAACACCTTGTGGGAAGATGATTGACGAAAAATTGAAGGAAATGGGAAATAAATATAATGGGGTTATATTAGACGAATACGTAATAATGCCTAACCACATTCATGTTATTTTAATACTAGAAGGTGATTCAGTGCCTCTACACTCCTTGATTGGTAAGTTTAAATCAGTAACAACAGTTGAATACTTTAAAAGGGTAAAAGACTTAGGGTGGAAGCCTGTAGATAAAAAGTTATGGCAAAGGAATTACTATGAACACGTTATTAGGAATAATAAGGATTTATTTGTACATAGAAATTATATAGAAGAAAACCCGACAAGATGGGATTCAGACGAATATTACTAACAGTTCCTAAAGGGTTTGTGTTGTTTATGATATTGTAGGGGGTCCCCTTGTGGGGGCCTGACAGGATGAGGTCTGCTAGGGCATGTTTTGTAGGTCAGGGTGGTACAAGACCACCCCCTACCAGTGCATATAATGACTTAAGTCACTTGGGGTCGTTACTCTGGGTGATTTTTTTTGGTGTTAATCTAGATATAATAGAATTAGAAAAGAAAGAGGGGGTATTTAAATGAGTATTATAACCTTAAACAATCTTGTCAAAAGATATGGAAATAATATAGCAGTGGATAATGTAAACTTGAAAGTTAATCAAGGAGAAATATTTGGTCTTTTAGGTCCTAATGGTGCAGGTAAAAGTACCACTATTAAAATGATCATGGGTTTACTGAAACCAAACGCTGGGGAAGTTTTCGTTGACAAGTACAATGTGGAGAAACAAAACTTAGAGGCCAAGAGGCTGTTAGGGTTAGTACCACAGGAACTAGCTGTGTTTGAAAGCTTATCTGCTAGGGAAAATGTTCAGTTTTTTGGTGGTTTATACGGACTAAGGGGTAAAGAGTTAGATGAGAAAATAGATCAAGCACTGGAGTTTACAGGTCTTAAGGACCGCCAAAAGGAAGTGGCTAGTAAGTTTTCAGGTGGTATGAAAAGAAGGTTAAACATAGCCTGTGCCATAGTTCACCAACCACAAATAATAATAATGGATGAACCAACGGTAGGTATCGACCCACAATCTAGAAACCACATCTTAGATTCAGTGAGAGAACTAAACAGAAGAGGTGCAACCATAATTTATACCAGTCACTATATGGAAGAGGTTGAAGCTGTTTGCTCGAGGGTAGGTATCATCGATCATGGAAAACTAATTGCATGTGGAACCAAAGAACAACTAAAAGAGCAAATAGGTACAGAAAAAAAGATATTAATTGAACTAAAAAAGCTTAATGAAGATGTTATTCCAGAAATTAAAGAAATTCCTGGGGTGGTGGGAGTAGCCCATAAAGAAAATAAACTCGAGGTACACACTCAAAACTCCCATGATCACCTACAAGATATATTATTTGTCTTAGGGAAATGGAATCTTGCAGTGCGTAATATCGGTGTAAAAGAGCCGGATTTAGAAAGTCTATTCCTAGAGCTTACCGGTAAAGTGTTGAGGGATTAAGGAGGGACTCCAGATGTATGAGTTATTTATAATAGCTAGAAAAAATATAAAACTTTTTTTCAAAAACATTGTATTAATACCCATGTTTGTTGGGATCCCATTGTTCCAAACTTATATGATGAGCAATATGCTTGGTAGTGAACCATCAACGGGGGTAGTGGAAGGGTTTGTTAAACTTACTTTACTAGGTGAACAGATGGGAACAGCCCTTGACTTCCCCATGGTTTCAGTGCTAATCCAATTTGTATTTATAACCTCTGTTGTATTAAGTGCTACCATGATGACTGAAAGGCAGGAGAACACGTATCTAAGGATACTGGCTTCACCTATTAGGAAATGGAAAGTGGTAGTGGGGAACTTAATAGGGAACACTCTAGTAGTTCTTATGGTATCATCATTTATCATGCTAGGCAGTTACTTGGTATTTGATATATCTTGGGGTAGCTCAATGGCTCTTTTAATACCATTTACCATTTTAGTAGCCTTTGCAGCTGCTTCAATATTATACTTCATAGCATCATTTTTTACCTCCCCTAAAGTTGCTGAAGGTGCCATGAGTATGATAGTTATTTTAATGACATTTTTAAGTGGTGGTTTTACAGGAGAAGGATCCCTTCCAAGATTAAGGTATCTCACTTTTAACAAATATGCAGTTGATGGTTTTCTAGGGATAATTAGAGAGCAAAATATAGGAGTACTAGCTACAAATGCCTTAGTCTTATTATCATTAGCGGTCTTATCTATCATAGCTGCCACCATTATCTATGAAAGAAGGGATTTAAATGGTTAGTATCTGGATAGCAAAAAATATAATCTCAAGGCTGTTTCGTGAAATACAGACATATATTTTCCTGATTATATTCCCAATCCTTAGTGCCTTTATAGCACTGGCTATGGTATCTAACGTAAGTTCCATAACTGTTGGGGTAGCAGGACTAGAAAATAAGGAAATGCTAGAGTACTTCCAACTAAGCGACTCATATGAATTTATTGAAGTGCCAGGAAATAGAATCAATAATTTTGTAAAAAATGGAGAAGTGGATTACGGAATAATATTTCCAAATGGTTTATTAAGTTCAATGGAAAATGGACTAAAGCCTTCTGCAGAACTGGTGGCAATGAATAATACAACAGAGGCAACAGAACTAACAGGTTTTTTGAATGGTATGCTAGAAGCTATACACACAGGTGGAAATCAAACTCCTGTTAATACCGACCATGTTGCTGAGTTGACCCGTGTTGGTGTAGGTATCATGACCATGTTTATCATCATGTATATTGGTTATGGAGTGGGAGTTATCCTTGAGGATAAGAAAGAAAAGACATTCATGCGCAGCTATTCAGCACCTATAAGTAGCTATTCAATGGTGCTAGGAAACCTGTTGGCAAATATCCTGCTAGGAGTAATTCAACTACTGATATTCATAGTCTTTAGCACCTATGTTCTAGGATTTGACTGGGGGATATCACTAATAAACCTATTTATTATACTATTTGTGTACATGATCACAGTTATAGGATTAGCAGTTGGTTTAATGGGTTTTATAAGTGATAATGAGAAGTATTTTGCTGTAACAATAATAGTAGCAACTGCTAGCTGTATGCTAGGGGGAAGCTTCTTTCCCTTAGAATATATGAACACAACCTTACAAAAGATAGCTAATTTTCTTCCACAAAAATGGGTAATGGAATCATATGACGTACTATACCTAGGGGGGAGCCTCTACGATATAAGAACGAACCTGATTATACTAGCACTATTCGCCATAGCACTATTCAGTTTTGGAATAAAAACCTTAAAGCCTCAGGAAGAGGACCTTTAAGGTTTTTTTCCTTGTCAACCATTTTTGAAAATGTCCTAAAAAAGTCTTAACATAAGCACCAGATTTCTGGTGCTAAATTCTAAAAACACTTTTCAGAATAGTTATGCTATTAACTTTTAATACTGCGACAATCTGTTGTTGTTCATGGCTTTCACAAAAGACAGTTGTAGCCGATGCTTCAGCTTCGGCTGACATTCAAAATGAACAGTATGATGGTAGGACTTTGTACTCGCCGTAAAACAAAAAGGCAGTGCCTAGAATGCACCTTGTTTTTGCGTAACTTTAATAAACCTAGTGATTTCTAAGATTCTTGCTAAGCTATGTTGTTCCTATGTAATTGCTTTTTTAAATATCTTTCAAATGATGCCTGTTTCCATGGGTGACTCATTGGAGGAATATATTTTTTCTTAGGTTTCTCAGGAAGAGTTGCTAGATCAAATGCTTTTGAAGAGGGTTTATGATGTGGTAGCAACTCAAGCAAATAAACCTGTTCACCAATACAGCAGTAAATGTCCCCATCAAAGGCTTTAATGACCATAGCTGTAGTACCCTTACGGTAATGCACTGCAACTCCATAAGCATTAACAGGCAGATAATACTCATTATGATATTTAATACAACTCCCATTATCAATTTTTCTAGAAGAAATTACCGCCAGTGTTAGATTGATTTTATCATTATCTGGTTGCGTTTCGAACACAGATTTGATACTATCAATAGGTAAAGCGAATCGCTTGTTGAATTTTTTTATGTAGGAGTAAAGGAATTTGTTTGCCTCCTCAATTGAGGAGACACCTCT comes from Alkalicella caledoniensis and encodes:
- a CDS encoding ABC transporter ATP-binding protein, whose protein sequence is MSIITLNNLVKRYGNNIAVDNVNLKVNQGEIFGLLGPNGAGKSTTIKMIMGLLKPNAGEVFVDKYNVEKQNLEAKRLLGLVPQELAVFESLSARENVQFFGGLYGLRGKELDEKIDQALEFTGLKDRQKEVASKFSGGMKRRLNIACAIVHQPQIIIMDEPTVGIDPQSRNHILDSVRELNRRGATIIYTSHYMEEVEAVCSRVGIIDHGKLIACGTKEQLKEQIGTEKKILIELKKLNEDVIPEIKEIPGVVGVAHKENKLEVHTQNSHDHLQDILFVLGKWNLAVRNIGVKEPDLESLFLELTGKVLRD
- a CDS encoding ABC transporter permease: MYELFIIARKNIKLFFKNIVLIPMFVGIPLFQTYMMSNMLGSEPSTGVVEGFVKLTLLGEQMGTALDFPMVSVLIQFVFITSVVLSATMMTERQENTYLRILASPIRKWKVVVGNLIGNTLVVLMVSSFIMLGSYLVFDISWGSSMALLIPFTILVAFAAASILYFIASFFTSPKVAEGAMSMIVILMTFLSGGFTGEGSLPRLRYLTFNKYAVDGFLGIIREQNIGVLATNALVLLSLAVLSIIAATIIYERRDLNG
- a CDS encoding ABC transporter permease, which produces MVSIWIAKNIISRLFREIQTYIFLIIFPILSAFIALAMVSNVSSITVGVAGLENKEMLEYFQLSDSYEFIEVPGNRINNFVKNGEVDYGIIFPNGLLSSMENGLKPSAELVAMNNTTEATELTGFLNGMLEAIHTGGNQTPVNTDHVAELTRVGVGIMTMFIIMYIGYGVGVILEDKKEKTFMRSYSAPISSYSMVLGNLLANILLGVIQLLIFIVFSTYVLGFDWGISLINLFIILFVYMITVIGLAVGLMGFISDNEKYFAVTIIVATASCMLGGSFFPLEYMNTTLQKIANFLPQKWVMESYDVLYLGGSLYDIRTNLIILALFAIALFSFGIKTLKPQEEDL
- a CDS encoding response regulator; this translates as MDIKVMLVDDDDLVRNSLAMILQTDPVIKVVSTCQNGDIAFKELQKGLVVDVIMMDIRMPICDGVEATRRIMELYPKMKIIILTTFDDDEYLLNGLKYGAKGYLLKNTNPDKIMESIKVVNSGSVLIQGDVSPRLVKMLKGDSDSFLDSYDLSSSERDIIKLISQGITNKEIADKLFLSEGTVKNKITQILNKLDLRDRTQIAIFYLKGGQ
- a CDS encoding transposase; amino-acid sequence: MSTPHRKKIRIKDYDYSLAGGYFVTICTNNKTKIFSNVSNGEVNLTPCGKMIDEKLKEMGNKYNGVILDEYVIMPNHIHVILILEGDSVPLHSLIGKFKSVTTVEYFKRVKDLGWKPVDKKLWQRNYYEHVIRNNKDLFVHRNYIEENPTRWDSDEYY